One genomic segment of Paenibacillus sp. FSL H8-0332 includes these proteins:
- the msrA gene encoding peptide-methionine (S)-S-oxide reductase MsrA: MTSNDTLQLATFAGGCFWCMVKPFDELPGIVSVVSGYTGGHTENPTYEEVGSEATGHREAVQIVYDPKLFPYERLLDIYWQLIDPTDDGGQFMDRGHSYAPAVFVQNEEQRKQAELSKERLKASKRFKAPIVTPILPAEPFYPAEAEHQQYYRTHPLDYKLYQKGSGRDDFTALHWNSREDKKRLRGRLTELQYEVTQNKGDEPAYQNAYWDHFEEGLYTDVISGDPLFSSADKFDSGTGWPSFTGPVEEGMIRREADYSGGQVRTVLRSRLSGAYLGYLTFDGPEPAKQHYHIYSAALQFVPKAELEDRGLGRYLGLFSTS, translated from the coding sequence TTGACTTCGAATGATACGCTGCAGCTGGCGACCTTCGCCGGCGGCTGCTTCTGGTGTATGGTCAAGCCGTTCGATGAGCTGCCGGGCATCGTCTCGGTGGTGTCAGGTTATACGGGCGGGCATACGGAGAATCCAACCTATGAAGAGGTAGGGTCGGAAGCTACCGGGCACCGGGAGGCGGTGCAGATTGTCTATGATCCGAAGCTATTTCCGTATGAACGGCTGCTGGACATCTATTGGCAGCTGATCGATCCGACAGATGACGGCGGGCAGTTCATGGACCGGGGGCATTCTTACGCTCCGGCGGTCTTTGTGCAGAATGAAGAGCAGCGGAAGCAAGCGGAGCTGTCGAAGGAGAGGCTGAAGGCCAGCAAGCGCTTCAAGGCACCGATTGTGACGCCCATCCTGCCGGCTGAGCCGTTCTATCCGGCGGAAGCAGAGCATCAGCAGTATTACCGGACCCATCCGCTGGATTATAAGCTATATCAGAAGGGCTCGGGCCGTGACGACTTCACAGCGCTGCACTGGAACAGCCGTGAGGACAAGAAGCGGCTGCGGGGCCGGCTTACAGAGCTGCAATATGAGGTCACCCAGAACAAAGGCGATGAGCCTGCCTACCAGAATGCGTATTGGGACCACTTCGAGGAGGGCCTCTACACGGATGTGATCAGCGGTGATCCGCTATTCAGCTCAGCAGACAAATTCGATTCCGGCACAGGCTGGCCCAGCTTCACAGGTCCGGTTGAAGAGGGGATGATCCGGCGGGAAGCCGATTATAGCGGCGGGCAGGTGCGGACCGTGCTGCGCAGCAGGTTGAGCGGAGCATATCTGGGGTATCTAACCTTTGACGGGCCGGAGCCGGCGAAGCAGCATTATCATATCTATTCTGCCGCCCTTCAGTTCGTCCCGAAGGCAGAGCTTGA
- a CDS encoding ATP-binding protein yields the protein MNSVLLDEIIYLAVLPLLAVILHLFFSRFFTCRVESRLRLTVLYILYIGVQALLHHSSLPALLLMAGNIGLILGLSLLYRGSTAWRLYAVVFISALIILSDAAVPLPRTDFGYRLSLLCSKLLMLLLVLLLRRLVKGEGRGQLTGWLGSVAFLCPCLSIAVLLQLSGSPFFQLYPQLFPVVPALLLAINLLIFLLIDRVLSAQSERSQRLLLEQQNSYYVNQYHRNREFQQEALRFRHDFNHILLGLRSRVLSGEEGASTAELDALLGWTGHAQAYCNTGNPVIDSILDYKQREAAAAEIDLRLELSLPPRLMLNTALISVILGNAFDNALEAASLIPKEQGAERYIAIHMHYLNDSLFIRILNPYSGSVLQGPNGELLTTKSDKRSHGIGLRNIRQTMEQAGGLFQLAYSGQLFQLELVLFHIERDERSGGRVSEGE from the coding sequence GTGAATTCTGTACTCCTCGATGAAATTATTTATCTCGCTGTACTTCCGCTTCTGGCAGTCATACTGCATCTCTTCTTCAGCCGCTTCTTCACCTGCCGTGTAGAATCGCGGCTGCGGCTGACTGTGCTGTACATTCTGTACATAGGTGTTCAGGCTCTGCTCCATCACAGCTCCCTGCCCGCCCTGCTGCTGATGGCAGGCAATATCGGACTGATCCTGGGCCTGTCCCTGCTTTACCGGGGCAGCACTGCATGGCGGTTATATGCTGTGGTATTTATCTCGGCTCTGATTATCCTCAGCGATGCGGCGGTTCCACTGCCACGAACAGATTTCGGTTACAGGCTCAGCCTGCTGTGCTCGAAGCTGCTGATGTTATTGCTCGTTCTATTGCTGCGCAGGCTGGTGAAAGGCGAGGGCCGGGGCCAGCTGACCGGATGGTTAGGATCTGTTGCCTTTCTCTGTCCTTGTCTTAGCATTGCCGTGTTGTTGCAGCTGTCCGGCAGTCCCTTCTTCCAGCTATATCCGCAGTTATTCCCTGTTGTTCCCGCCTTGCTGCTCGCTATCAATCTCTTGATCTTCCTCCTGATAGACCGCGTGCTGAGCGCGCAGTCTGAACGCAGCCAACGCCTGCTGCTGGAGCAGCAGAACAGCTATTATGTGAACCAGTATCACCGGAACCGGGAGTTTCAGCAGGAAGCCCTCCGGTTCCGCCATGATTTCAACCATATTCTCCTAGGCCTGCGTTCCAGAGTCCTCAGCGGAGAAGAAGGTGCCTCTACAGCCGAGCTGGATGCTCTGCTGGGCTGGACCGGACATGCCCAAGCTTACTGCAACACCGGCAACCCGGTCATTGATTCCATTCTGGACTACAAACAACGGGAGGCCGCCGCAGCCGAGATTGATCTGCGCCTGGAGCTGAGCCTTCCGCCCCGGCTCATGCTGAATACCGCTTTAATCAGCGTTATTCTGGGCAATGCCTTTGATAATGCACTGGAAGCAGCCAGCCTGATCCCCAAAGAGCAGGGAGCAGAACGATACATCGCCATACATATGCATTACCTGAATGACAGCTTATTTATACGGATTCTGAATCCTTATTCCGGGTCCGTCCTCCAAGGACCAAACGGCGAGCTGCTAACCACCAAAAGCGATAAGCGTTCCCACGGGATCGGACTGCGGAATATCCGCCAGACGATGGAGCAGGCCGGCGGGCTGTTTCAGCTTGCTTACAGCGGCCAGCTGTTTCAGCTGGAGCTGGTGCTTTTTCATATTGAGAGAGATGAACGTAGCGGAGGACGGGTGTCCGAGGGGGAATGA
- a CDS encoding LytTR family DNA-binding domain-containing protein — MIHIAVCDDEPRVAGEAERLILETGESLNEHIEISIYYSGESFARDLRDGRQFDIIFMDIELGGLDGIAAGQLLREDDGNDPVQLIYISSHEEYHMQLFDLRPSGFIKKPVAPESFKQKLAQAIHKTLRLRQQGRTSFLPVQLKNQELRIPHREIHYLESSIRRITLVTQDRELQYYGKLVEEEQKLASSHFVRIHQSYIVNFYSIQAISAKKIILTTGCELPVSGKYSPGVRRAYLHFRGELV; from the coding sequence ATGATTCATATTGCTGTGTGTGACGATGAGCCCCGCGTTGCCGGAGAGGCCGAGCGCCTGATTCTGGAAACCGGGGAAAGCCTGAACGAGCACATTGAGATTTCCATATATTATTCGGGAGAAAGCTTCGCCCGGGACCTTCGGGACGGCAGGCAGTTCGATATTATCTTCATGGATATTGAGCTGGGCGGTCTGGACGGCATTGCAGCGGGGCAGCTCCTGAGGGAGGATGACGGCAATGACCCGGTGCAGCTTATCTATATTTCCAGCCATGAAGAATACCATATGCAGCTATTTGACCTGCGTCCGTCAGGGTTCATTAAGAAACCTGTTGCGCCGGAAAGCTTCAAGCAGAAGCTGGCCCAGGCCATACATAAGACCCTCCGTCTCCGGCAGCAGGGCCGGACCAGCTTCCTTCCAGTGCAGCTGAAGAACCAGGAACTAAGGATTCCTCACCGCGAAATTCACTATCTGGAGAGTAGCATCAGACGAATTACACTGGTTACTCAGGATAGGGAACTGCAATATTACGGGAAGCTGGTAGAGGAGGAGCAGAAGCTGGCGTCCAGCCATTTCGTGCGGATTCACCAGTCCTATATCGTAAACTTCTATTCAATCCAGGCCATTAGCGCCAAAAAAATCATCCTCACTACCGGCTGCGAGCTGCCGGTCAGCGGCAAATACAGCCCCGGTGTGCGTAGGGCTTATCTGCATTTCAGGGGGGAGCTGGTGTGA
- a CDS encoding ATP-binding cassette domain-containing protein produces MEEGVFALTAAVFEAQGLSKEYPSGVALDQLCMRIEAGDVYGFVGENGAGKTTLMRIIGGLVHPTAGRMALFGEQSKERLIAARRRIGFLIERPSLYPHMNAMENLGFYCRIFGIRDKGRSAEVLKIVGLDEAGPKKTGEYSLGMRQRLGIAVALLNRPKFLVLDEPVNGLDPAGIVEVRHILEQLSREQGVTLLISSHILSELQLLAGKYGFIHQGRLIQEISAAELQQSAQVMICITTSSPAATVAEMLRQELRQGDIRVKQTGEIELPRSGVDLERLMSLLVQREIPVDGFQLTAPNLEQYYMDLIGGGGR; encoded by the coding sequence ATGGAAGAAGGAGTGTTTGCTTTGACGGCAGCGGTATTTGAGGCTCAGGGCTTATCCAAGGAGTACCCTTCAGGGGTAGCGCTGGATCAGCTCTGCATGAGAATTGAGGCGGGAGATGTGTACGGCTTCGTGGGGGAGAACGGGGCGGGCAAAACAACTCTGATGAGAATCATCGGCGGTCTGGTGCATCCGACAGCCGGAAGGATGGCCTTGTTCGGAGAACAGAGCAAGGAGAGGCTGATTGCGGCCAGACGCCGTATCGGCTTCCTGATCGAACGGCCTTCACTCTACCCGCATATGAATGCGATGGAGAATCTGGGCTTTTACTGCCGTATCTTCGGAATCAGGGATAAGGGCAGGAGCGCGGAAGTGCTGAAGATTGTAGGTCTGGATGAGGCGGGACCGAAGAAGACGGGCGAATATTCGCTTGGTATGCGCCAGCGGCTGGGAATTGCCGTGGCCTTGCTGAACCGGCCGAAGTTCCTGGTGCTGGATGAGCCGGTGAATGGACTGGACCCTGCGGGAATTGTGGAGGTCAGGCATATTCTGGAGCAACTGTCCCGGGAACAAGGCGTGACTCTGCTGATCTCCAGCCATATTCTGAGCGAGCTGCAGCTGCTGGCCGGTAAATACGGCTTCATTCATCAAGGCCGGCTGATTCAAGAGATTTCGGCTGCTGAACTGCAGCAGTCTGCGCAGGTGATGATCTGTATTACCACATCTTCTCCGGCAGCAACCGTAGCTGAGATGCTGAGGCAGGAGCTTAGGCAAGGGGATATCCGGGTCAAGCAGACCGGAGAGATCGAGCTTCCCCGCAGCGGGGTGGATCTGGAGCGCCTGATGTCTCTGCTCGTGCAGCGGGAGATCCCGGTTGACGGCTTCCAGCTGACGGCGCCCAATCTGGAGCAGTATTATATGGATTTGATCGGGGGCGGCGGAAGATGA